One part of the Fusobacterium pseudoperiodonticum genome encodes these proteins:
- a CDS encoding ABC transporter permease, which produces MVEVVDKNNKVKNFILDNSVPILILIMVAIMFPLSGLSGDYLVREMIERISRNLFLILSLLIPIVAGMGLNFGIVLGAMGGQLALILVTNWHIMGLQGVFLAMILSMPFSILLGYVGGVILNRAKGKEMITSMILGYFINGVYQLVVLYSMGKIIPVSDRTLLLSSGRGIKNTVDLTEISKAVDNAIPLKIFGYDIPVLTLLFIVGLCFFIIWFRKTKLGQDMRAVGQDMEVSKSAGIEVNKVRIYSIVISTVLAGIGQVIYLQNLGTINTYNSHEQIGMFSVAALLIGGASVARATIPNAIGGVILFHTMFVVAPRAGKELMGSSQIGEYFRVFISYGIIALVLIIYEWRRKKEKEREREKAIGF; this is translated from the coding sequence ATGGTGGAAGTCGTGGATAAAAATAATAAAGTAAAAAACTTTATATTGGATAACAGTGTTCCAATACTTATACTTATTATGGTAGCTATAATGTTTCCACTTTCTGGTTTGAGTGGAGATTATTTAGTTCGTGAAATGATAGAAAGAATTTCAAGAAACCTATTTTTAATATTATCTTTATTAATACCAATAGTTGCAGGAATGGGGTTAAACTTTGGTATAGTCTTAGGAGCTATGGGAGGTCAACTTGCCTTAATTCTTGTTACTAACTGGCACATTATGGGATTACAAGGTGTATTTTTAGCAATGATACTTTCTATGCCATTTTCAATTTTACTTGGATATGTTGGAGGAGTAATATTAAATAGAGCCAAAGGTAAAGAAATGATAACTTCTATGATTTTAGGATACTTTATCAATGGTGTTTACCAACTTGTAGTTCTATATTCAATGGGAAAAATTATTCCAGTTAGTGATAGAACACTTTTACTATCTTCAGGTAGAGGTATAAAAAATACAGTGGATTTAACAGAGATTTCAAAAGCAGTAGACAATGCTATTCCTTTAAAAATATTTGGTTATGATATCCCTGTTCTAACATTACTTTTCATAGTTGGACTATGTTTCTTTATCATTTGGTTCAGAAAAACAAAATTAGGACAAGATATGAGAGCTGTTGGACAAGACATGGAAGTATCTAAGTCAGCAGGGATAGAAGTAAATAAAGTTAGAATTTACTCAATAGTTATCTCAACTGTCTTAGCAGGTATAGGACAAGTAATATATCTTCAAAATTTAGGAACAATAAACACATATAATTCACACGAACAAATAGGAATGTTCTCAGTTGCAGCTCTACTAATAGGGGGAGCTTCTGTAGCAAGAGCAACTATTCCTAATGCAATAGGTGGGGTAATTCTATTCCATACTATGTTCGTTGTTGCACCAAGAGCAGGAAAAGAATTAATGGGTTCTTCACAAATAGGAGAATATTTCAGAGTATTTATTTCTTACGGAATTATAGCTCTTGTTCTTATTATCTATGAATGGAGAAGAAAGAAAGAAAAAGAAAGAGAAAGAGAAAAAGCAATAGGATTTTAA
- a CDS encoding DUF6672 family protein codes for MKHTLKVAIIVLILVVISVILFVTGKRHDILIENNSMAGIKYSINGEPYKTLDAGKKALGISKGIGNVIFIKTADNKVIEKELPSKDINLFINQAINNSDDWYKENVK; via the coding sequence ATGAAACATACATTAAAAGTAGCTATTATAGTTTTAATTCTTGTTGTGATTTCAGTAATTCTTTTTGTTACAGGAAAGAGACATGATATTCTAATTGAAAATAATTCAATGGCAGGAATTAAATACAGTATAAATGGAGAGCCATACAAGACATTAGATGCTGGTAAAAAAGCTCTAGGTATATCAAAGGGAATAGGAAATGTAATTTTCATAAAAACAGCAGATAATAAAGTTATAGAAAAAGAACTTCCTTCTAAGGATATAAATCTTTTTATCAATCAAGCTATAAATAATAGTGATGATTGGTATAAAGAAAATGTAAAATAA
- a CDS encoding glucosaminidase domain-containing protein: MKKYLLAVVFLCLSILSYSNDTEALDQDTNTGIITQAKDFAKVKGKSKKQIFIDTLIPTIEKIRTKIAEDKEYVKTLIEKEILTAEEKLYLEEMYTKYRVKSKSKTELVHKMVVPPTSFILGQASLESGWGNSKLAKEGNNLFAVRSSLRDPEKTVYLGPNQYYKRYESLEESLMDYVMTLSRHSSYSNLRKAINNGEQTIVLIKHLGNYSEMKNLYEQRLTQIITKNNLFKYDN, from the coding sequence ATGAAGAAATATTTACTAGCAGTTGTTTTTCTATGCTTGTCAATTCTTTCTTATTCTAATGATACAGAGGCCCTAGATCAAGATACCAACACTGGTATTATTACCCAAGCAAAAGATTTTGCTAAAGTAAAAGGTAAATCAAAAAAACAAATATTTATCGATACTCTTATTCCAACTATCGAAAAGATAAGAACTAAGATAGCTGAGGATAAGGAATATGTAAAAACTCTTATAGAGAAAGAAATCTTAACAGCAGAAGAAAAATTATATTTAGAGGAGATGTACACTAAATATAGAGTAAAATCTAAATCTAAAACAGAATTAGTACACAAGATGGTGGTTCCACCAACATCATTTATACTAGGGCAGGCCTCATTGGAAAGTGGTTGGGGAAATTCTAAACTTGCAAAAGAAGGAAATAATCTATTTGCAGTTAGATCGTCTTTAAGAGATCCAGAAAAAACAGTATATCTAGGACCTAACCAATACTACAAGAGATATGAAAGCTTAGAAGAATCACTAATGGACTATGTGATGACTTTATCAAGACATTCTAGTTATTCTAATTTAAGAAAAGCAATTAATAATGGAGAACAAACAATAGTTCTTATCAAACATTTAGGAAATTATTCTGAAATGAAAAATCTTTATGAGCAAAGATTAACTCAGATAATTACAAAAAATAATTTATTTAAATACGATAACTAA
- a CDS encoding GNAT family N-acetyltransferase: MELVHIENPNFEIMQKIIELEESAFEGAGNVDLWIIKALIRYGMVFVVKEGDKIVCIVEYMQIFNKKSLFLYGISTLKEYRHKGYANFILNETEKILKDLGYTEIELTVAPENQIAIDLYKKHGYKQESFLKDEYGTGVDRFMMKKIL, from the coding sequence GTGGAATTAGTTCATATAGAAAATCCTAATTTTGAAATAATGCAAAAGATTATAGAGTTGGAAGAAAGTGCCTTTGAGGGAGCAGGAAATGTAGACCTTTGGATAATAAAAGCCCTTATAAGATATGGTATGGTTTTTGTTGTAAAAGAAGGAGATAAAATAGTATGTATAGTTGAATATATGCAAATTTTTAATAAAAAATCTCTTTTTCTTTATGGAATATCAACTTTAAAAGAATACAGACATAAGGGTTATGCAAACTTTATCTTAAACGAAACTGAAAAAATCTTAAAAGATTTAGGATATACTGAAATAGAATTGACTGTTGCACCAGAAAATCAAATAGCGATAGATTTGTATAAGAAACATGGCTATAAACAAGAAAGCTTTTTAAAAGATGAGTATGGTACAGGTGTTGACAGATTTATGATGAAAAAAATTCTATAA
- a CDS encoding pyridoxamine 5'-phosphate oxidase family protein — MEAKKEFLRMINECDEIALATSIHDMPNVRIVNYYYDQDNNIMYFATYKGREKISEFWKNNNVAFTTIPTKKGVREQVRARGHVRESEKTIIDLREEFSNKMSDFADIIDKYSEELKVYEIRFTEATVTLDSRTYEKISL, encoded by the coding sequence ATGGAAGCAAAAAAAGAATTTTTAAGAATGATAAATGAATGTGATGAAATAGCTTTAGCTACTAGTATACATGATATGCCAAATGTTAGAATAGTAAATTACTACTACGATCAAGACAATAATATTATGTATTTTGCTACATATAAAGGTAGAGAAAAAATAAGTGAATTCTGGAAAAATAATAATGTTGCATTTACAACTATTCCTACAAAAAAAGGAGTTAGAGAACAAGTAAGAGCAAGAGGACATGTTAGAGAAAGTGAAAAAACTATAATAGATTTAAGAGAAGAATTTTCTAATAAAATGTCAGATTTTGCTGATATAATAGATAAATATTCTGAAGAATTAAAAGTCTATGAAATAAGATTTACAGAAGCAACTGTAACATTAGATAGCAGAACTTATGAAAAAATAAGTTTATAG
- the putP gene encoding sodium/proline symporter PutP codes for MASYEIFITFGIYLVFLMAIGVYFYSKTTTHESYVLGDRGVGYWVTAMSAQASDMSGWLLLGLPGAVYTSGLTEIWVVIGLALGTYLNWKFVAPALRVQTEKYNSLTVPSFISQKLNDNKGYIRTFSAIVILFFFTIYSASGLVASGKLFDSLLGIDYKWGVLIGGGTIIVYTFLGGYLATCWTDFFQGCLMFFAIIVVPVAAYYSGGGIDGISTAMEAKDISLNIFKYTKVWSLPIIISGLGWGLGYFGQPHIIVRFMSIDSADELWKSRLIAMIWVFISLLGAIAVGITGIGVFSDISQMGGDAEKVFIFLIHKLFNPWMAGILFAAILSAIMSTISSQLLVSSNTLTEDFYKHIVKREKTHKEMIWVGRLCVIVIFVIASVLAMNPSSKVLELVSYAWAGFGGVFSPVILFTLYKKDLHWKTVLASMIIATITVIAWKTSGLSNTIYEMVPAFVINSISIYLLEKFKVFGNNEK; via the coding sequence ATGGCAAGTTATGAGATTTTTATAACGTTTGGAATTTATTTAGTATTTTTAATGGCGATAGGTGTATATTTTTACAGTAAGACTACAACTCATGAATCTTATGTTTTAGGAGATAGAGGAGTAGGATATTGGGTTACTGCAATGTCAGCTCAAGCGAGTGATATGAGTGGTTGGCTACTTTTAGGTCTACCAGGTGCAGTATATACAAGTGGACTTACAGAAATTTGGGTAGTAATTGGATTAGCTTTAGGAACTTATCTTAACTGGAAATTCGTTGCACCAGCTTTAAGAGTGCAAACTGAAAAATATAATTCTCTTACAGTACCTTCATTTATTTCACAAAAATTGAATGATAATAAGGGATATATAAGAACATTTTCAGCAATAGTAATCCTATTTTTCTTTACTATATACTCAGCTTCAGGGCTAGTTGCAAGTGGAAAGCTATTTGACTCTTTACTTGGAATAGATTATAAATGGGGAGTTTTAATAGGTGGAGGAACAATAATTGTTTATACATTTTTAGGTGGATACTTAGCAACTTGTTGGACAGACTTCTTCCAAGGTTGCTTGATGTTCTTTGCAATAATAGTTGTTCCAGTGGCTGCATACTACAGTGGTGGAGGAATAGATGGAATTAGCACTGCAATGGAAGCTAAAGATATTTCTTTAAATATTTTTAAATATACTAAAGTTTGGAGTTTACCAATTATAATATCAGGACTTGGTTGGGGACTTGGATACTTTGGACAACCTCATATAATTGTTAGATTTATGAGTATAGACAGTGCTGATGAACTATGGAAATCAAGACTTATAGCTATGATATGGGTTTTCATTTCACTTTTAGGAGCAATAGCAGTTGGAATAACAGGAATAGGAGTTTTTTCTGATATTTCTCAAATGGGTGGAGATGCTGAAAAGGTATTTATATTCTTAATTCATAAGTTATTTAATCCTTGGATGGCAGGAATACTATTTGCAGCTATCCTATCAGCAATAATGTCAACAATATCTTCTCAACTTTTAGTATCATCAAATACTTTAACAGAAGATTTCTATAAACATATAGTAAAGAGAGAAAAAACTCATAAAGAAATGATATGGGTAGGTAGACTATGTGTAATTGTTATTTTTGTAATAGCAAGTGTTTTAGCGATGAATCCAAGCTCTAAAGTTCTTGAGCTAGTTTCTTATGCTTGGGCAGGTTTTGGTGGAGTTTTCTCACCAGTAATCCTATTTACATTATATAAGAAGGATCTACATTGGAAAACAGTGTTGGCATCTATGATAATAGCAACAATAACAGTTATTGCTTGGAAAACAAGTGGACTAAGCAATACAATCTATGAAATGGTACCAGCTTTTGTCATAAACTCTATCTCTATATACCTATTAGAAAAATTCAAAGTCTTTGGTAATAATGAGAAATAA
- a CDS encoding YARHG domain-containing protein: protein MKNREYYTNGNLKAEYERNERGEKEGYELLYYESGVLRAEYHYKAGKLHGVTKEYYENGNLVAEGNYRNGMLEGLSRIYYESGKLKAESSYKNDALDGLCKMYYESGQVKAEYYYRDGSLEKTISSPKDNADVKAVDNKEFFDVDYEDGQLNLKLDLNTLLKSNLSKKDICKISYEDNELKLKIYDEDTKETKQIPIDKEKNVKAVQEEVKKSETKKVEAKKEEPKVQNLVSPKKETKKDELEIPSFLKSRYEDELGSEPEIKEAEPEAKRIFDPENDLDILEMVKTKREEKPELKFAKETEKKPKIKKIIKKIDSEEDEIADIRSILDTSDIDTEEEIVRNRGNKVNKGKKKSSTVTVAPPPSRKKDSLEDQKKSVLKMIFFTLFLLAIGILFYFLYQKFTSEDTESLILDKKGTVAEADATEETDEESGADTEGTPEEVAAEAKKEETKEETKAETETKEKEVTKDTKEKENAKAKEETKKEDKKEEVAKSSDSSDIKKIDEVISQVMDKKNPDYLLKFNSEELALIRNTLYARRGLKYTKGKYKDYFEGKSWYKPSVTSGKDLLPEKEERLVEIIRKYEKKAKK from the coding sequence GTGAAGAATAGAGAATATTATACTAATGGAAACTTAAAAGCTGAATATGAAAGGAACGAACGTGGTGAGAAAGAAGGTTACGAACTTCTTTACTACGAAAGTGGAGTTTTAAGAGCTGAGTATCATTACAAGGCTGGTAAATTACATGGTGTTACAAAGGAATACTATGAAAATGGTAATTTAGTTGCTGAAGGTAACTATAGAAATGGTATGCTTGAAGGTTTATCAAGAATCTATTATGAAAGTGGTAAGTTAAAGGCAGAAAGTAGTTATAAAAATGATGCACTTGATGGTCTATGTAAGATGTACTATGAAAGTGGTCAAGTGAAGGCTGAATATTACTATAGAGATGGTAGTCTTGAAAAAACTATTAGCTCACCTAAAGATAATGCCGATGTAAAAGCTGTTGATAATAAAGAGTTTTTTGATGTTGACTACGAAGATGGACAATTAAATTTAAAACTTGATTTAAATACTTTGTTAAAATCTAACTTATCTAAGAAAGATATTTGTAAAATTTCTTATGAAGATAATGAACTAAAGTTAAAGATATATGATGAGGACACAAAAGAAACAAAACAAATTCCTATAGATAAGGAAAAAAATGTTAAAGCTGTCCAAGAAGAAGTTAAGAAATCAGAAACTAAAAAGGTTGAAGCTAAGAAAGAAGAACCAAAAGTTCAAAATCTTGTAAGTCCAAAAAAAGAAACAAAGAAAGATGAATTAGAAATTCCTAGTTTCTTAAAATCAAGATATGAAGATGAGTTAGGATCAGAGCCTGAAATAAAAGAAGCAGAGCCAGAAGCAAAAAGAATATTTGATCCTGAGAATGATTTAGATATTCTTGAAATGGTTAAAACAAAAAGAGAAGAAAAACCAGAGCTTAAGTTTGCAAAAGAAACTGAAAAGAAACCAAAGATAAAAAAGATTATCAAGAAAATAGATTCTGAAGAAGATGAAATTGCTGATATCAGATCAATTTTAGATACAAGCGATATTGATACAGAAGAAGAAATAGTAAGAAATAGAGGGAATAAGGTAAATAAAGGAAAGAAGAAAAGTTCAACTGTAACTGTAGCACCTCCTCCTTCTAGAAAGAAAGACTCTTTAGAAGACCAAAAGAAAAGTGTTTTAAAGATGATATTCTTTACTCTTTTCTTACTTGCTATAGGTATACTTTTCTATTTCCTATATCAAAAATTTACAAGTGAAGATACAGAAAGTCTAATACTTGATAAAAAGGGAACTGTAGCTGAAGCAGATGCAACAGAAGAGACAGATGAAGAAAGTGGAGCTGATACAGAAGGAACTCCAGAAGAAGTAGCAGCAGAAGCTAAAAAAGAAGAAACTAAAGAAGAAACAAAAGCTGAAACTGAAACAAAGGAAAAAGAAGTAACTAAAGATACAAAAGAAAAAGAAAATGCTAAAGCTAAAGAAGAAACTAAAAAAGAAGATAAGAAAGAAGAAGTAGCAAAAAGTAGTGATAGTTCAGATATAAAGAAAATAGATGAAGTTATCAGTCAAGTTATGGATAAGAAAAATCCAGATTATCTATTGAAGTTTAATTCTGAAGAATTAGCACTTATAAGAAATACTTTGTATGCAAGAAGAGGACTTAAATATACTAAAGGAAAATACAAAGATTACTTTGAAGGAAAATCTTGGTATAAACCTTCAGTAACTTCAGGTAAAGATCTTTTACCAGAAAAAGAAGAAAGATTAGTTGAAATCATCAGAAAATATGAAAAGAAAGCTAAAAAATAA
- a CDS encoding arsenate reductase family protein yields MKDIIFFCYPRCSTCQKAKKWLEENSIKFTERDIVKDKPTEKELKEFFKKSGKELKKFFNTSGILYRELELKDKLPEMTEDEMIKLLATDGKLVKRPMIVTKDFVLNGFKEEEWKEKLKK; encoded by the coding sequence ATGAAAGATATAATATTTTTTTGTTATCCAAGATGTAGCACTTGTCAAAAAGCTAAAAAATGGTTGGAAGAAAACTCAATAAAATTTACTGAAAGAGATATCGTAAAAGATAAACCTACAGAAAAAGAATTAAAAGAATTCTTTAAGAAATCTGGAAAAGAATTAAAGAAATTTTTTAACACAAGTGGTATTTTATACAGAGAATTAGAATTAAAAGATAAGTTACCAGAAATGACAGAAGATGAAATGATAAAACTATTAGCAACTGATGGAAAACTTGTAAAGAGACCAATGATAGTTACAAAAGATTTTGTTTTAAATGGTTTCAAAGAAGAAGAATGGAAAGAAAAATTAAAAAAATAA
- the brnQ gene encoding branched-chain amino acid transport system II carrier protein, with protein sequence MYNMIDVVTAGFALFAMLFGAGNLIFPPMLGYELGSNWGVAAIGFILTGVGIPLMGIIASANAGKDLDSFSNKVSPLFAKFYGIALILSIGPLLALPRTGATAYEVTFFHAGFTTSTFKYVYLIVYFLLALLFSLKSSEVVDRVGKILTPILLIVLFIILVKGVFFNSSTIAEKVYELPFKKGFVEGYQTMDALAAIVFSTVILNAIRGKTKLTEKQEFSYLLKVGLIAALGLTIVYAGLTYIGATFGGTELVAGAEKTDLLVKISINLLGKIGYLILAICVAGACLTTSIGLIVTVAEYFSGLMKVSYQKLVVITTIIGFIFAMFGVNKIVIISVPVLVFLYPISIALILLNFFRIKNANVFKGVVLVSGLVGLYEGISVTGIAMPEVFTNIYNSLPLVNLGLPWLVPALVVGIVCNFIKSEK encoded by the coding sequence ATGTATAATATGATAGATGTTGTAACAGCAGGTTTTGCTTTATTTGCAATGTTATTTGGGGCAGGAAACTTAATATTTCCTCCTATGCTAGGTTATGAATTAGGAAGCAACTGGGGAGTAGCTGCAATAGGATTTATTTTAACAGGAGTAGGAATTCCTCTGATGGGAATAATCGCTTCTGCAAATGCAGGGAAGGATTTGGATAGTTTTTCAAATAAGGTTTCACCTTTATTTGCAAAATTTTATGGAATAGCACTTATTTTATCAATAGGGCCACTTTTGGCTCTACCAAGAACAGGTGCAACAGCTTATGAAGTAACATTTTTCCATGCAGGATTTACAACTTCAACATTTAAATATGTATATTTAATAGTTTATTTCTTATTGGCTTTACTATTTTCACTAAAATCATCAGAAGTTGTGGATAGAGTTGGTAAGATTTTAACTCCTATATTATTAATAGTTTTATTTATAATTTTAGTTAAGGGAGTATTTTTCAATAGCTCAACAATAGCTGAAAAAGTTTATGAATTACCATTTAAAAAAGGTTTTGTAGAAGGTTATCAAACTATGGATGCCTTGGCAGCAATAGTATTCTCTACTGTTATATTAAATGCTATAAGAGGGAAAACTAAACTTACAGAAAAACAAGAATTTTCTTATCTTTTAAAAGTTGGACTTATTGCAGCTTTAGGACTTACAATAGTCTATGCAGGTTTAACATATATTGGAGCAACTTTTGGTGGAACTGAATTAGTTGCTGGAGCTGAAAAAACAGATTTACTTGTAAAAATTTCTATAAATCTTTTAGGAAAAATAGGATATTTAATATTGGCTATCTGTGTTGCTGGAGCCTGTTTAACTACTTCAATAGGACTGATTGTTACTGTTGCAGAATATTTCAGTGGACTTATGAAGGTATCTTATCAAAAATTAGTAGTGATAACAACAATAATAGGTTTCATATTTGCAATGTTTGGAGTAAATAAGATAGTTATTATATCGGTTCCAGTCTTAGTATTCCTATATCCTATAAGTATAGCTCTAATATTATTGAACTTCTTCCGTATAAAAAATGCTAATGTATTCAAGGGAGTAGTTTTAGTATCAGGACTTGTAGGGTTATATGAAGGAATTTCAGTAACTGGAATTGCTATGCCAGAAGTATTTACAAATATATATAATTCTTTACCATTGGTAAATTTAGGATTACCTTGGTTAGTACCAGCTTTAGTGGTTGGAATAGTATGTAACTTTATAAAAAGTGAAAAATAA
- the tyrS gene encoding tyrosine--tRNA ligase, producing MANVYDVLKERGYLKQLTHEEEIKELLEKEKVTFYIGFDPTADSLHVGHFIAMMFMAHMQQHGHRPIALAGGGTGMIGDPSGRSDMRTMMTVETIDHNVECIKKQMQKFIDFSDGKAILENNANWLRNLNYIDFLRDIGEHFSVNRMLAAECYKSRMENGLSFLEFNYMIMQGYDFYVLNKKYNCTMQLGGDDQWSNMIAGVELIRRKDRRQAYAMTCTLLTNSEGKKMGKTAKGALWLDPKKTTPYEFYQYWRNIDDQDVENCLALLTFLPMDEVRRLGALKDAAINEAKKVLAYEVTKIIHGEEEATKAKEATEALFGSGNNLDNAPKIELGAEDFSKELLDVLVDRKILKTKSEGRRLIEQNGMSLNDEKITDVKFTLNENTLGLLKLGKKKFYNIVKK from the coding sequence ATGGCTAATGTATATGACGTGTTAAAAGAAAGAGGATATTTAAAACAACTTACACATGAAGAAGAAATAAAAGAACTTCTTGAAAAAGAGAAGGTTACTTTCTATATAGGATTTGACCCAACAGCAGACAGCTTACATGTTGGGCACTTCATAGCTATGATGTTCATGGCACATATGCAACAACATGGGCACAGACCAATAGCTTTAGCTGGTGGTGGAACAGGAATGATAGGGGACCCAAGTGGTAGATCTGATATGAGAACTATGATGACTGTTGAAACTATAGACCATAATGTTGAATGTATAAAGAAACAAATGCAAAAGTTTATAGATTTTTCTGATGGAAAGGCTATACTTGAAAACAATGCAAATTGGCTAAGAAATTTAAACTATATAGATTTCTTAAGAGATATAGGGGAACATTTTTCAGTCAATAGAATGCTTGCAGCAGAATGCTATAAGTCAAGAATGGAAAATGGACTATCTTTCTTAGAATTTAACTATATGATAATGCAAGGATATGACTTCTATGTTTTAAATAAAAAATATAATTGTACTATGCAATTAGGTGGAGATGACCAATGGTCTAATATGATAGCAGGAGTGGAGTTAATAAGAAGAAAAGATAGAAGACAAGCTTATGCTATGACTTGTACTTTACTAACTAATAGTGAAGGAAAGAAAATGGGAAAAACTGCTAAGGGAGCATTGTGGTTAGATCCTAAAAAGACAACACCTTACGAATTTTACCAATATTGGAGAAATATTGATGACCAAGATGTTGAAAACTGTCTAGCACTTTTAACTTTCTTACCTATGGACGAGGTTAGAAGATTAGGAGCATTAAAAGATGCTGCAATAAATGAAGCTAAAAAAGTTCTAGCTTATGAAGTAACAAAAATTATCCACGGAGAAGAAGAAGCAACAAAGGCTAAGGAAGCAACAGAAGCTCTATTTGGAAGTGGAAATAATTTAGATAATGCACCTAAAATTGAATTAGGAGCTGAAGATTTTTCAAAAGAACTATTAGATGTTTTAGTAGATAGAAAAATTCTAAAGACTAAGAGTGAAGGAAGAAGACTTATAGAACAAAATGGAATGTCTTTAAATGATGAGAAAATAACTGATGTTAAATTCACTTTAAATGAAAATACTTTAGGACTTTTAAAATTAGGTAAAAAGAAATTCTATAATATTGTAAAAAAATAA